Proteins co-encoded in one Candidatus Pelagibacter sp. RS40 genomic window:
- a CDS encoding glycosyltransferase family 4 protein, which translates to MSSKLKVLQVIPKLGYGGAETGCFDIAHYLFENNCSSFLITNGGPLTKFINKKKVKYIRLPVNSKNPIIMLLNTILISVIVFFYNIDIIHARSRAPAWSCFLASKITRKKFVTTFHGTYNFKSKIKKFYNSVMLRSDLVIAGSNFIFSHIKENYKEYLNNSKKFLVIFRGINVDYFDASTTFTEDEDKLFKSWNLEVEKKTILLPGRVTEWKGHEMFIEAMNKINIQLGHKSFKAVILGSDQGRDLYKKKLIRLVEQYRMNDQIKFVDHCENMPLAYKISDLIVSTSIEPEAFGRIAVEAQSMEKPIIASNLGGSKETIVNNKTGILFNAGDSDDLSKKIIEFFNFDKSKIEQMGKEGRKNVSAKFNVEKMCFSTYSEYKKLIN; encoded by the coding sequence ATGTCATCAAAATTAAAAGTTCTACAAGTAATACCAAAATTAGGTTACGGAGGGGCTGAGACAGGTTGTTTTGATATAGCACATTATCTATTTGAAAATAATTGTAGCTCATTTTTAATTACAAATGGTGGACCATTAACCAAATTCATAAATAAAAAAAAAGTAAAATACATAAGACTTCCTGTAAATTCTAAAAACCCTATTATAATGTTATTAAACACAATTTTGATTTCAGTCATTGTCTTTTTTTATAATATAGACATAATTCATGCTAGGAGTAGGGCTCCAGCATGGTCTTGTTTTTTAGCTTCTAAAATTACTAGAAAAAAATTTGTAACAACTTTTCATGGTACATATAATTTTAAAAGTAAGATTAAAAAATTTTATAATTCTGTAATGTTAAGATCAGATTTAGTTATAGCTGGATCAAATTTTATATTTTCTCATATTAAAGAAAATTATAAGGAATATCTAAATAACTCCAAAAAATTTCTAGTAATTTTTAGAGGAATAAACGTCGATTATTTTGATGCTTCAACAACTTTTACTGAAGACGAAGATAAACTGTTTAAATCTTGGAACCTTGAGGTTGAAAAAAAAACAATATTATTACCTGGAAGAGTTACTGAGTGGAAAGGTCACGAAATGTTTATTGAAGCCATGAATAAAATAAATATTCAATTAGGTCACAAGTCGTTTAAAGCAGTGATACTTGGAAGTGATCAAGGAAGAGATTTATATAAGAAAAAACTTATAAGGCTAGTAGAGCAGTATCGAATGAATGATCAAATAAAATTTGTTGATCATTGTGAAAATATGCCTTTAGCTTATAAAATTAGTGACTTGATAGTATCAACATCAATTGAACCCGAGGCATTTGGCAGAATAGCAGTGGAAGCACAATCAATGGAAAAACCTATTATTGCAAGCAATCTGGGTGGCTCGAAAGAAACTATTGTAAATAATAAAACAGGTATCTTATTTAATGCTGGAGACTCAGACGATTTAAGTAAAAAAATAATTGAGTTTTTCAATTTTGATAAATCAAAAATTGAACAGATGGGAAAAGAAGGTAGAAAAAATGTTTCTGCGAAGTTTAATGTTGAAAAAATGTGTTTTTCTACTTATTCAGAGTACAAAAAATTAATTAATTAA
- the thrS gene encoding threonine--tRNA ligase, with protein sequence MPNITLPDGKQLSFSESVTGFQLAEKISKSLSKQALIISVDGQLKDLDFKIEKDSKVKIFTSKDKEGLETIRHDTAHILAMAVQELFPGTQVTIGPVIEDGFYYDFARKEPFTQEDLEKIENKMKDIVDRNEKTYREVWKRNDAIKHFKNNGEHYKAEIINSIPEGEEVSIYFHGKWHDLCRGPHLSSTGKIGKYFKLTKVSGAYWRGDSNNEMLQRVYGTSWSTQKELDEYLNRIEEAEKRDHRKLGKEMDLFHFREESPGSVFWHEKGWNLFQKLISYMRTKQDHAGYKEINTPEILDRTLWEKSGHWEKFGANMYTSTTPDEKVFAIKPMNCPGCVQVFNQGLKSYRDLPLKMSEFGKVHRYEPSGALHGLLRVRAFTQDDAHIFCTEEQITQECLSVTNLILEIYKDLGFENVILKYSDRPDLRVGDDAVWDKSEAALLEAIKETKLEYTINKGEGAFYGPKIEFVLRDAIGRDWQCGTLQVDLNLPGRLGATYVEKDGSKKIPVMLHRALFGSLERFIGILIENYSGKLPFWLTPLQVVVIPISSDFDNYSKKVNQQLKKVGISSEVDLKNHNLNYKIREHSLSKVPLLLICGKKEVDSNTVTIRRLDSNKQENMDFNEFIKKYSALNKAPSI encoded by the coding sequence ATGCCAAATATTACTCTACCAGACGGAAAACAATTAAGTTTTAGTGAAAGTGTAACTGGTTTTCAGCTTGCTGAAAAAATAAGTAAATCATTATCAAAGCAAGCATTAATTATTAGTGTAGATGGTCAGCTTAAAGACCTAGATTTTAAAATTGAAAAAGATTCTAAAGTAAAGATATTTACATCAAAAGATAAAGAAGGGCTTGAAACAATTAGGCATGATACCGCCCATATTTTAGCAATGGCAGTCCAAGAACTTTTTCCTGGAACGCAAGTAACAATAGGCCCAGTGATTGAAGATGGTTTTTATTATGACTTTGCAAGGAAAGAGCCATTCACGCAAGAAGATTTAGAAAAGATAGAGAACAAAATGAAAGATATTGTTGATAGGAATGAAAAAACTTATAGAGAAGTTTGGAAGAGAAATGATGCTATAAAACATTTCAAAAATAATGGAGAACATTACAAAGCCGAAATAATTAATTCTATTCCTGAAGGTGAAGAGGTATCTATATATTTTCATGGAAAATGGCATGATTTGTGTAGAGGTCCGCACTTAAGTTCTACAGGCAAAATTGGAAAATATTTTAAATTAACAAAAGTATCAGGTGCTTATTGGAGAGGAGACTCTAATAATGAGATGTTACAAAGAGTTTATGGCACCAGTTGGTCTACACAAAAAGAACTTGATGAATACCTAAATAGAATTGAAGAAGCTGAAAAACGAGATCACAGAAAGTTAGGAAAAGAAATGGACTTATTTCATTTTAGGGAAGAAAGCCCTGGATCTGTATTTTGGCATGAAAAAGGATGGAACCTTTTTCAGAAATTAATCTCTTATATGCGAACTAAACAAGATCACGCAGGATATAAAGAGATAAATACACCAGAAATTCTTGATCGTACATTATGGGAAAAATCTGGTCATTGGGAAAAATTTGGTGCAAATATGTATACCTCTACAACACCTGACGAAAAAGTTTTTGCAATAAAACCAATGAACTGTCCAGGATGTGTTCAAGTGTTTAATCAAGGACTAAAAAGTTACAGAGACTTACCATTAAAAATGTCGGAATTTGGAAAAGTTCACAGATATGAACCTTCTGGTGCATTACATGGATTGTTAAGGGTAAGAGCATTTACCCAAGATGATGCACACATATTTTGTACCGAAGAGCAAATTACTCAAGAATGCCTATCAGTTACAAATTTAATTTTAGAAATTTATAAAGACCTGGGATTTGAAAATGTAATATTAAAATACTCAGACCGACCAGATCTGAGAGTTGGAGATGATGCTGTATGGGATAAATCAGAAGCTGCTCTTTTAGAGGCAATTAAAGAAACAAAACTAGAATACACTATAAATAAAGGTGAGGGTGCTTTTTATGGTCCAAAAATTGAGTTTGTTTTAAGAGATGCAATAGGAAGAGATTGGCAGTGTGGAACCTTACAAGTAGATTTAAATTTACCTGGAAGATTAGGAGCCACTTATGTTGAAAAAGATGGATCAAAGAAAATACCTGTTATGTTGCATAGAGCATTGTTTGGTTCCTTAGAGAGATTTATTGGAATCTTAATTGAAAATTATTCAGGAAAATTACCTTTTTGGCTTACACCATTACAAGTAGTTGTGATACCAATTTCAAGTGACTTTGATAATTATTCAAAAAAAGTTAATCAGCAATTAAAAAAAGTTGGTATCTCAAGTGAAGTTGATTTAAAAAATCATAATTTAAATTATAAAATTAGAGAACATTCATTGTCAAAAGTACCTTTATTACTTATTTGTGGGAAAAAAGAAGTTGACTCTAATACAGTAACTATTAGAAGATTGGATTCCAATAAACAAGAAAATATGGATTTTAACGAGTTTATAAAAAAATACTCTGCTTTAAACAAAGCGCCTTCAATTTAA
- the infC gene encoding translation initiation factor IF-3 has translation MPDFKQNYFQKRTKPKGPRSNNRITSHEVQVIASDGENLGILNLNDAINRAKDEGLDLIEIAPNAKPPVCKIMDMGKYKYDAQKKANKAKKKQKKIELKEIKLRPVTEVHDYTFKIKNAQKFLAKGDKVKFTIRFKGRELQHSSLGNELMDKIKQDMQDIGRVELQPKFDGKQMIMVIQPL, from the coding sequence GTGCCAGACTTCAAACAAAACTATTTTCAGAAAAGAACAAAACCAAAAGGACCAAGATCAAATAACAGGATTACTTCACATGAGGTTCAGGTAATCGCAAGCGATGGTGAAAATCTAGGTATTTTAAATTTAAATGACGCAATTAATCGTGCTAAGGATGAAGGACTTGACTTGATTGAAATTGCACCAAACGCTAAACCTCCTGTGTGTAAAATAATGGATATGGGTAAATACAAATATGATGCCCAGAAAAAAGCCAACAAAGCAAAAAAGAAACAAAAAAAAATTGAGTTAAAGGAAATAAAATTAAGACCTGTAACAGAGGTACACGACTATACTTTCAAAATAAAGAATGCTCAAAAATTTTTAGCAAAAGGGGATAAAGTAAAATTTACAATACGTTTTAAAGGAAGAGAACTGCAACACTCCAGTTTAGGAAATGAGTTAATGGATAAAATTAAGCAAGATATGCAAGATATTGGTCGTGTAGAATTACAGCCTAAATTTGATGGCAAACAAATGATAATGGTTATTCAGCCATTATAA
- the rpmI gene encoding 50S ribosomal protein L35 has translation MPKLKTKSSAKKRFKISAKGKVITAQAGKRHGMIKRTNSQIRKQRGTTVMAKQDGKIVKSYMPYSLRG, from the coding sequence ATGCCTAAATTGAAAACAAAAAGCTCAGCAAAAAAAAGATTTAAAATTTCAGCTAAAGGAAAAGTGATAACTGCACAGGCTGGTAAAAGGCATGGAATGATAAAAAGAACTAACTCTCAAATAAGAAAACAAAGGGGTACAACTGTGATGGCAAAACAAGATGGAAAAATCGTGAAATCTTATATGCCCTATAGTTTAAGAGGATAA
- the rplT gene encoding 50S ribosomal protein L20, with protein MARVKRGVTSRAKHKKVLKAVKGQWGRRKNTIRVARQAMEKAMQYAYRDRRNKKRDFKSLWIQRINAGVREEGLTYSKFINGLSKSGIKLDRKILAEIAYDNPQAFKTIVKKAQAALN; from the coding sequence ATGGCTAGAGTTAAAAGAGGCGTAACCAGCAGAGCAAAACACAAAAAAGTTCTTAAAGCTGTAAAAGGCCAATGGGGAAGAAGAAAGAATACAATAAGAGTTGCAAGACAAGCAATGGAAAAGGCTATGCAATATGCATATAGAGATAGAAGAAATAAAAAAAGAGATTTTAAATCTTTATGGATTCAAAGAATTAATGCAGGAGTAAGAGAAGAGGGTTTAACTTACTCTAAGTTTATAAATGGTCTAAGTAAATCAGGAATAAAATTAGATAGAAAAATTCTAGCAGAAATCGCATACGATAATCCGCAGGCATTTAAAACGATTGTAAAAAAAGCACAAGCAGCTCTAAATTAA
- the pheS gene encoding phenylalanine--tRNA ligase subunit alpha produces MSDIKKIKDEYLNKLDKDQNIESINQIKTELFGKNGIVSNEFKKLGSVSQEERKKFASDLNFIKEELQNKITSKIEEIETKEINLKLENEKVDVTLPERDFKQGKIHPVSQVIDEISSIFSEIGFSVEEGPDVENEYNNFTALNTPDNHPARDMHDTFYLDEKKELLLRTHTSPVQVRTMLKGKPPFKIIAPGRTYRSDSDQTHAPMFHQVEGLHIDKDINMGHLKGCLNYFIKEFFEVDKLKMRFRPSHFPFTEPSAEVDIGYEIKDGKIIIGEGDKWLEILGCGMVHPNVLKNVNVDPSKFQGYAFGIGIDRLGMLKYGINDLRAFFETDYRWLSHFGFDPLDVPSSYRGLSR; encoded by the coding sequence ATGTCTGATATTAAAAAAATAAAAGACGAATATCTAAATAAACTCGATAAAGACCAAAATATAGAATCTATAAATCAAATTAAAACTGAATTATTTGGTAAAAATGGAATAGTCTCTAACGAGTTCAAAAAGTTAGGATCAGTCTCTCAAGAGGAGCGAAAAAAATTTGCATCAGACTTAAATTTTATAAAAGAAGAGCTACAAAATAAAATTACAAGCAAAATTGAGGAAATCGAAACAAAAGAGATAAACCTAAAGTTAGAAAATGAAAAAGTAGATGTCACTTTACCCGAAAGAGATTTTAAACAAGGAAAGATTCATCCAGTTTCACAAGTAATAGATGAAATTTCATCTATTTTTTCTGAAATAGGTTTTAGCGTTGAAGAGGGTCCAGATGTAGAAAATGAATATAATAATTTTACAGCACTTAATACGCCTGACAATCATCCAGCAAGAGATATGCATGACACATTTTACTTAGATGAAAAAAAAGAATTGTTACTACGGACACATACCTCTCCTGTACAAGTTCGGACTATGTTAAAAGGCAAACCTCCATTCAAAATAATTGCACCTGGAAGAACTTACAGATCTGACAGTGACCAAACACATGCACCCATGTTTCATCAAGTTGAAGGACTACATATAGATAAAGATATAAATATGGGACATCTAAAAGGTTGTCTAAATTATTTTATTAAAGAGTTTTTTGAAGTGGATAAATTAAAGATGAGATTTAGACCAAGTCACTTCCCATTTACAGAGCCATCAGCTGAGGTTGATATAGGTTATGAAATTAAAGATGGAAAAATAATCATAGGTGAAGGAGACAAATGGTTAGAAATTTTAGGATGTGGAATGGTTCATCCAAACGTCCTAAAAAATGTAAATGTTGATCCATCGAAATTTCAGGGTTACGCCTTTGGAATTGGAATAGATAGATTAGGTATGCTAAAATATGGAATTAATGATTTAAGAGCTTTTTTTGAAACAGATTATAGATGGCTAAGCCATTTTGGGTTCGATCCTTTAGATGTACCATCAAGCTACAGAGGATTGAGTAGATGA
- the pheT gene encoding phenylalanine--tRNA ligase subunit beta, whose product MKFTIDWLKQHLDTDLNDKEIINNLTNVGLEVESFENAPSELDDFIVAKILNAQQHPNADRLRVCDVDIGKSETVKVVCGAPNAKKGLFTVYAGPGAIIPKNQMKLSISKIRGVTSYGMLCSEAELKLSDESEGITELSEKYKEKIGKKYFDTKTPKVVDLSITPNRPDCLGVRGIARDLAAAGVGSLKKIKDSKLNQNFDQDLKVTIKKEKKQGCTIFGSCLIKGVSNKESPQWLKDKIISLGQKPISAIVDITNYVMIDLNRPLHAYDADKVSKEIIVRNSKKGETFEALDNKKYSLDDDMCVISDHSGVLGLGGIIGGTRSGTELETKNILLESAYFLPRSIRKTSKLLNIDTDAKFRFERGIDPKSIEAGLIKAADLIKEVCGGEVSKFDIQRLEEEKTNKVKFEISLFEKITGFKIEKKEIIKIISNLGFKINENNENLDLEIPSWRPDITQPIDIVEEIVRIKGYEHIQTLIPEKSRLKPTLNRQQKLFHFLQRSVASKGFFETVTWSFTDSKINNLFREKYNEIKIVNPISSELNVLRNSIFPNLVFYLKKNIDRGFKDLSFFEIGPVFSGTKPGEQLTVIGALQAGKYFRLNWQETERNVDVFDAKRDTVQTIVEAGFNKNKLIIKDQAPSYYHPGKSGSVFLSTEEDKPIAFFGEIHPNIVKKLDIKTEALIGFEIYLDFFKETKKKLKDQKSQFEYSDYQKSERDFAFVIDKKIKAQDLIDIIVSIDKDLIKNVKVFDVYEGENIPKDKKSIALNVTVQSSEKTLNEKDLEKINNLIISTVESKSGAKIRS is encoded by the coding sequence ATGAAATTTACAATTGATTGGCTTAAACAACATTTAGATACAGATCTTAATGATAAAGAAATAATTAATAATTTAACGAACGTTGGTCTTGAGGTTGAGAGTTTTGAAAATGCACCTTCCGAATTAGATGATTTTATTGTTGCAAAAATACTAAATGCGCAACAACACCCTAATGCAGATAGATTAAGAGTTTGTGACGTTGACATTGGTAAAAGTGAAACTGTTAAAGTTGTGTGTGGAGCTCCCAATGCAAAAAAAGGTTTGTTTACAGTATATGCAGGACCAGGTGCAATAATACCAAAAAATCAAATGAAACTATCAATCAGTAAAATAAGAGGTGTTACTTCTTATGGAATGTTGTGTTCTGAAGCTGAGCTTAAATTATCAGATGAAAGCGAGGGAATTACAGAGTTATCAGAAAAGTATAAGGAAAAAATTGGGAAAAAATATTTTGATACCAAAACTCCTAAAGTTGTAGATTTATCTATAACACCAAATCGACCAGATTGTCTTGGAGTTAGAGGTATTGCAAGAGATCTTGCTGCAGCTGGAGTTGGTTCTTTAAAAAAAATAAAAGATAGTAAACTAAATCAAAATTTTGATCAGGACTTAAAAGTAACTATTAAAAAAGAAAAAAAACAAGGCTGCACAATTTTTGGTAGTTGTTTAATAAAGGGGGTTTCAAATAAAGAAAGTCCTCAGTGGTTAAAAGATAAAATTATTTCGTTAGGTCAAAAACCGATTTCTGCAATTGTAGATATAACAAACTATGTGATGATTGATTTAAATAGGCCACTTCATGCATATGATGCTGATAAAGTAAGTAAAGAAATTATAGTAAGAAATTCAAAAAAAGGTGAAACTTTTGAAGCACTAGACAACAAAAAATACTCATTAGATGATGATATGTGTGTAATTTCTGATCATTCAGGAGTGCTAGGATTAGGTGGAATCATAGGCGGAACACGTTCAGGAACCGAACTAGAGACAAAAAATATATTATTAGAGTCTGCGTATTTTTTACCAAGATCAATTAGAAAAACTTCAAAATTATTAAATATAGATACAGACGCAAAATTTAGATTTGAAAGAGGAATTGATCCAAAATCAATTGAAGCTGGACTAATCAAAGCGGCTGATCTAATAAAAGAAGTGTGTGGGGGCGAAGTAAGTAAATTTGATATTCAAAGATTGGAAGAAGAAAAAACAAATAAAGTAAAATTTGAAATTTCTTTGTTTGAAAAAATAACAGGATTTAAAATTGAAAAAAAAGAAATAATTAAAATAATTTCTAATCTTGGCTTTAAAATCAATGAGAATAACGAAAATTTAGATTTAGAAATTCCCTCATGGAGACCAGATATTACTCAACCAATAGACATTGTTGAAGAAATCGTTCGTATCAAAGGTTATGAACATATTCAAACATTAATACCAGAAAAATCTAGACTTAAACCAACTTTAAATAGGCAGCAAAAATTATTCCATTTCTTACAACGTTCGGTGGCATCCAAAGGTTTTTTCGAGACAGTTACTTGGTCATTCACAGACTCTAAAATAAATAATTTATTTAGAGAAAAATATAATGAAATAAAAATTGTTAACCCAATAAGTTCAGAGTTAAATGTTTTAAGAAATTCAATATTTCCAAATTTAGTTTTTTATTTGAAAAAAAATATAGATAGAGGATTTAAAGATTTATCTTTTTTTGAGATAGGGCCAGTTTTTTCAGGTACTAAGCCAGGTGAGCAACTAACAGTAATAGGTGCTTTACAAGCTGGAAAATATTTTAGACTAAATTGGCAAGAAACAGAGAGAAATGTTGATGTATTTGATGCAAAGAGGGATACTGTTCAAACTATAGTAGAGGCAGGATTTAACAAAAATAAACTAATAATAAAAGATCAAGCCCCATCTTATTATCATCCAGGCAAATCAGGATCAGTTTTTCTAAGCACAGAAGAAGATAAGCCAATTGCTTTTTTTGGTGAAATACATCCAAATATTGTAAAAAAACTAGATATTAAAACTGAGGCTTTAATAGGATTTGAAATATATTTAGATTTTTTTAAAGAAACTAAGAAAAAACTTAAAGATCAAAAATCTCAATTTGAATATTCAGATTATCAAAAATCTGAGAGAGATTTTGCGTTTGTAATTGATAAAAAAATTAAAGCACAAGATTTGATAGATATAATTGTATCAATAGATAAAGATTTAATTAAAAATGTTAAGGTTTTTGATGTTTACGAAGGCGAAAATATTCCAAAAGATAAAAAATCAATCGCACTTAATGTTACAGTACAATCATCTGAAAAAACTTTAAACGAAAAAGATTTAGAAAAAATAAATAATTTAATTATTTCTACAGTCGAGAGTAAGTCTGGCGCTAAAATAAGATCCTAA
- the lepA gene encoding translation elongation factor 4: MTTTINNIRNFAIIAHIDHGKSTIADRIIHKCGGLTDREMKAQVLDSMDIERERGITIKAQTVKLNYKAKDGKNYVLNIIDTPGHVDFSYEVSRSLYACEGSILIVDSTQGVEAQTLANVYQALDINHEIIPVLNKIDLPASDIERTNKQIEDVIGIDTTEAVPCSGKTGEGIEDILEQIIHVLPGPKGEANNKLKCLLVDSWYDTYLGVVILVRVIDGKISKNMKIKMMSTNQDYFVEKVGVFTPKPKDISELNAGEIGFITTGIKVLSDTKVGDTICDANYPLKEALPGFKPSKPVVFCGLFPVDSSEYQKLKDGLAKLQLNDASFSYEPESSSALGLGFRCGFLGLLHLEIVTERLEREFDINLLTTTPGVVYKIHMNNGDVNDLQNPSSLPDPTLINFIEEPWIKATIITPDQYLGSIIKICQDKRGIQTNLSYSGNRAVVNYELPLNEVVFDFNDRLKSMTSGYASFDYEIIGHREGDLVKMSILVNSEPVDALAMMIHTDFAQSTGREVCEKLKDLIPRHNFMIPIQAAIGGKIIARETIKGFKKDVLTKIHGGGALDRKRKLLEKQKKGKARAKQFGKVEIPQEAFIGVLKISKES; the protein is encoded by the coding sequence ATGACAACTACAATTAATAATATAAGAAATTTTGCTATTATTGCGCATATAGATCACGGTAAATCAACTATAGCTGACAGAATAATTCACAAATGTGGCGGGCTTACGGATAGAGAAATGAAGGCACAAGTTTTAGATTCTATGGATATTGAGAGGGAAAGAGGAATTACAATTAAAGCACAAACAGTAAAATTAAACTATAAAGCTAAAGATGGAAAAAATTATGTTTTAAATATAATTGACACACCAGGACATGTTGATTTTAGTTATGAAGTTAGTAGGTCATTATATGCATGCGAAGGCTCAATTTTAATTGTTGATAGCACTCAAGGTGTCGAGGCACAAACACTTGCAAATGTTTATCAAGCACTTGATATAAATCATGAAATAATACCTGTCTTAAACAAAATAGATTTACCCGCTTCTGATATTGAAAGAACAAATAAGCAAATTGAAGATGTTATAGGGATTGATACCACTGAAGCAGTTCCCTGCTCAGGAAAAACAGGAGAAGGTATAGAAGATATATTAGAGCAAATAATTCATGTACTTCCTGGTCCAAAAGGAGAGGCAAATAATAAATTAAAATGTCTTTTAGTTGACAGTTGGTATGACACTTATCTTGGAGTGGTGATTTTGGTAAGAGTTATAGACGGAAAAATATCAAAAAATATGAAAATTAAAATGATGTCTACAAACCAAGATTATTTTGTGGAAAAAGTTGGTGTTTTCACACCTAAACCTAAAGACATAAGTGAGTTAAACGCAGGTGAAATTGGTTTTATAACAACTGGCATAAAAGTTTTATCTGATACAAAAGTTGGTGACACTATATGTGATGCAAATTATCCACTTAAAGAGGCTTTGCCTGGTTTTAAACCAAGTAAACCAGTTGTATTTTGTGGTTTGTTTCCAGTAGATAGTTCAGAATATCAAAAATTAAAAGACGGTTTAGCTAAGTTACAATTAAATGATGCTAGTTTTTCTTATGAGCCAGAGTCTTCCTCTGCTTTAGGATTAGGTTTTAGATGTGGGTTTCTAGGTCTACTTCATTTAGAAATTGTTACTGAAAGATTAGAAAGAGAATTTGATATTAATCTTCTTACAACAACTCCTGGTGTTGTTTATAAAATTCATATGAACAATGGTGATGTAAATGATTTACAGAATCCATCAAGCTTGCCAGATCCTACACTAATCAATTTTATAGAGGAGCCATGGATTAAAGCAACTATTATCACACCTGATCAATATCTTGGTTCAATTATAAAAATATGCCAAGACAAGAGAGGAATACAAACAAATTTAAGCTATTCAGGAAACAGAGCAGTTGTCAATTATGAACTACCTTTAAATGAAGTTGTTTTTGATTTTAATGATAGATTAAAATCAATGACAAGCGGATACGCAAGTTTTGACTATGAAATAATAGGACACAGAGAAGGTGATTTAGTAAAAATGAGCATTTTGGTAAATTCAGAACCAGTAGATGCGCTTGCAATGATGATACATACAGACTTTGCGCAATCAACCGGAAGAGAAGTTTGTGAAAAATTGAAAGATTTAATTCCAAGACACAACTTTATGATACCTATACAGGCTGCTATTGGAGGTAAAATTATTGCAAGGGAAACCATAAAAGGCTTTAAAAAAGATGTATTGACAAAGATACATGGTGGAGGAGCACTAGATAGAAAAAGAAAACTTCTTGAAAAACAAAAAAAAGGAAAAGCAAGAGCTAAACAATTCGGAAAAGTTGAAATACCACAAGAGGCATTTATAGGTGTATTAAAAATTTCAAAAGAAAGTTGA